The Montipora foliosa isolate CH-2021 chromosome 1, ASM3666993v2, whole genome shotgun sequence genome has a window encoding:
- the LOC137973811 gene encoding uncharacterized protein, with protein sequence MPKHARCAKKSPKKRKANKLQEAGSARSLFPSSKESKQDPEESDSDAEEMEADADYSVSVPMQFEQLTREMEVKVYTGLPSPKAFEFLFDYLSPKARFRQYWRGGKQTRKESSQPPSPFELATGYLKGRPGPERKLRLEQEFLLTLMKLRLALLTFDLGFTFHVSASTVKTPSGLDLAATLWSEYKHHYTFKVLVAITPNGAISYVSPCYGGRASDIFIVRNSGFLKMIEPYDEVMADRDFKIREDLMMHMATLCIPPSCASSMQMLPRDVRETSNIANVRIYVEQAIGRLKVFLILKNELPITLLPLADDIVRVCCALCNFLPPLCV encoded by the exons ATGCCAAAGCACGCTCGTTGTGCG AAAAAATCACCCAAGAAAAGGAAAGCGAACAAGTTACAAGAAGCTGGTTCTGCAAGAAGCCTGTTCCCTAGCTCCAAGGAGTCAAAGCAGGATCCTGAGGAGAGTGATAGTGATGCTGAAGAAATGGAAGCAGATGCAGATTACTCCGTTTCAGTTCCAATGCAATTCGAACAGTTGACAAGAGAAATGGAAGTAAAAGTCTACACAGGTCTGCCATCACCGAAAGCATTCGAGTTCTTGTTCGATTATTTGAGCCCAAAGGCTCGGTTTAGGCAATATTGGAGGGgtggaaaacaaacaagaaaagaatcgTCTCAACCTCCCTCTCCTTTTGAGTTAGCAACTGGCTATCTCAAAGGAAGACCTGGGCCAGAGAGGAAGCTTCGACTTGAACAGGAGTTTTTACTGACTCTTATGAAACTAAGACTAGCTCTTCTAACTTTTGATTTGGGGTTCACGTTCCATGTGTCAGCTTCCACTGTCA AAACTCCAAGTGGACTTGACCTGGCAGCAACGCTATGGAGTGAGTACAAGCACCACTACACTTTCAAAGTCCTTGTTGCCATCACCCCAAATGGAGCAATTTCATATGTTTCACCATGTTATGGAGGCAGGGCATCTGATATTTTTATTGTAAGGAATAGTGGgtttttaaaaatgattgagCCTTACGATGAAGTCATGGCAGACAGAGATTTTAAAATCCGAGAGGACTTGATGATGCACATGGCAACATTATGCATTCCACCTAGTTGTGCATCATCTATGCAAATGCTACCACGTGATGTCAGAGAgacatcaaacattgcgaaTGTCAGAATTTATGTTGAACAAGCTATTGGACGGctcaaagtttttcttattctGAAAAATGAACTGCCTATTACCCTGCTTCCCCTGGCTGATGATATTGTTCGTGTCTGCTGTGCATTGTGCAATTTTCTTCCACCACTctgtgtttga